The genomic segment GGGTTCTCTGGATGCTCGAAGAACTGGGCGTACCCTATGAAATCCAGCGTTACGAGCGCGACGCTGAAACCATGCTGGCCCCCGCCAGCCTGAAACAGGTACACCCGCTGGGGAAATCACCGGTGATTACCGATGGTGATCTGGTGGTGGCAGAATCCGGCGCCATCATTGAATACCTGGCCCACACTTACGGCAAAGACAGCATGCTGCCCGAAAACGGCGGCCAGCAATGGCTGGATTACACCTACTGGATGCATTACGCCGAGGGTTCACTGATGCCGCCGCTGGTCATGCGCCTGGTATTTGAAAAAGTGAAAACCAGCCCGATGCCGTTTTTCATCCGGCCGGTGGCGAAAGGCATCGCCGACAAAACGAACCAGATATTCATTGGCCCTATGATCAAAACCCATCTGGACTTTGTCGAAGCCCACCTGGCGAAGAATACCTGGTTTCTGGGGGACGAACTGAGCGCAGCCGATATCCAGATGAGCTTCCCGCTGGAGGCCTCGGTGGCACGGGGTATTGTGGGTGCAAGCCGCCCGCACATTTCTGCCTGGGTGGCGCGAGTACACGCCCGGCCGGCTTACCAGAGGGCCCTTGAGAAAGGCGGCGAGTACGACTTCGCCTGAGGATAGCGGCGAGGGCCAACGGCCCTCGCCTTAACAAACCAGGGCTGGTGCTCAGCCCGCCAGTGCAGCCCGCACCTTCTTGCTCAACTGCCCCATATCCACCCGGCCCGT from the Marinobacter sp. LQ44 genome contains:
- a CDS encoding glutathione S-transferase, with the translated sequence MITVHHLNNSRSQRVLWMLEELGVPYEIQRYERDAETMLAPASLKQVHPLGKSPVITDGDLVVAESGAIIEYLAHTYGKDSMLPENGGQQWLDYTYWMHYAEGSLMPPLVMRLVFEKVKTSPMPFFIRPVAKGIADKTNQIFIGPMIKTHLDFVEAHLAKNTWFLGDELSAADIQMSFPLEASVARGIVGASRPHISAWVARVHARPAYQRALEKGGEYDFA